The following proteins come from a genomic window of Methanomicrobium sp. W14:
- a CDS encoding ABC transporter permease subunit, whose protein sequence is MKNISIERVLIVGKKEFADIITGRRFFALLLMLLIITGTCVISEAGAYYDELKAYSSSGSTVMDESGAIHYGEATYKPSAINLFYGIVDALASYIFGPMIAIAMGFDAITRERETGSIKSVLSHPLYRDELINGKALGGILSIGVATAVVFILTFSILLVMGIVPSFSESGSIIVLFIFTLFYLAGVYSMSLMASVFSKKGKTALVYSLVLFLAFSYMAPALGPSVISTIVGSEPDSIYTANYYDNEELLQEVNNYYSAETAMKGIVLQLSMNKNYQYMGYAITLPTLFWNINTAGAHDQYGMLDYSYMGIGLSDVLEKVWGNIIFLFVYPVVFFGIAYVKFMRLDLR, encoded by the coding sequence GTGAAAAATATTTCAATTGAAAGGGTTTTAATCGTCGGGAAAAAAGAATTTGCAGATATTATTACAGGCAGAAGATTTTTTGCCCTTCTTTTAATGCTTTTGATAATCACCGGAACATGCGTAATTAGTGAGGCTGGAGCCTATTATGATGAACTTAAAGCTTATTCAAGTTCCGGAAGCACGGTTATGGATGAAAGCGGAGCAATCCACTATGGCGAAGCAACATACAAACCTTCGGCAATAAACCTGTTTTATGGAATTGTTGATGCTCTGGCATCCTATATTTTCGGTCCTATGATTGCAATAGCAATGGGTTTTGATGCCATTACAAGAGAGAGGGAAACAGGGTCTATAAAGTCAGTCCTTTCGCATCCTCTCTACAGGGATGAACTGATAAACGGAAAAGCGCTTGGAGGCATCCTGTCCATAGGAGTTGCAACGGCGGTTGTATTTATTCTCACGTTTTCAATTCTTCTGGTTATGGGAATTGTTCCTTCATTTTCTGAATCGGGTTCAATAATTGTATTATTTATATTTACACTCTTTTACCTTGCAGGAGTTTACTCTATGTCTCTGATGGCGTCGGTTTTCTCAAAAAAGGGCAAAACAGCACTGGTCTATTCATTGGTTTTGTTCTTGGCATTTTCATATATGGCGCCTGCACTGGGCCCGTCAGTAATAAGTACAATTGTTGGATCTGAACCGGACAGCATTTATACTGCAAATTATTATGACAACGAGGAGCTCCTGCAGGAAGTAAACAATTATTATTCTGCTGAAACCGCTATGAAGGGGATTGTTTTACAGTTGTCAATGAATAAAAATTATCAGTACATGGGATATGCGATAACCTTGCCTACATTATTCTGGAACATAAATACTGCCGGAGCCCATGATCAGTACGGTATGCTGGATTACTCATATATGGGCATAGGTCTGAGTGATGTTCTTGAAAAGGTCTGGGGGAATATAATCTTTCTTTTTGTGTACCCTGTTGTCTTCTTCGGAATCGCCTATGTGAAGTTTATGAGGCTTGATCTGAGGTGA
- a CDS encoding YcdB/YcdC domain-containing protein translates to MLFCISSGCTSQTDVGTNVVTTATTALPVESVVGSENTLTETVSPEKSTGESKSLSEIFDGYSDYILELFPDFIPETVKGKIPWEGTDSRIPVHTVYTYDHIKTASSANTQYEVEINAETGIIRSASETTGYTEPEGKIRLSLNDGESIAKDFITKALGDDPDNLFSSDVSSRYSGNQTELMQEGRAAEIMVEYTITHDGLPCDAGMFVTINSISGNVTSCYFIIPDIQNLTFSSKSPSITFDEAKEIVESKINEKYPGEIKNLDITSEYEDSGAAIPSWDTGISVYYDSSTPVRLVWDLNIITKSDYAKPGDDLFYSTGAVVDAHTGEIRSLYYKDIMVDSDSRYYNQG, encoded by the coding sequence ATGTTATTCTGTATTTCTTCAGGCTGTACTTCCCAGACAGATGTAGGTACAAATGTAGTTACCACTGCAACTACAGCTTTACCTGTTGAATCAGTTGTTGGTTCTGAAAATACTCTTACAGAAACAGTAAGTCCTGAAAAAAGCACAGGAGAGTCAAAAAGCTTAAGTGAAATATTTGACGGGTATAGTGATTACATTCTTGAGTTGTTCCCTGATTTTATACCTGAAACGGTCAAAGGTAAAATTCCATGGGAGGGGACTGATTCCAGGATCCCCGTTCACACGGTGTATACATATGATCATATAAAAACCGCGTCCTCAGCTAATACTCAATATGAAGTAGAAATAAATGCCGAAACCGGAATAATCCGTTCGGCCTCTGAGACTACAGGTTATACCGAACCTGAAGGAAAAATCAGGCTGTCTCTTAATGATGGTGAAAGTATTGCAAAAGACTTTATAACAAAGGCGCTTGGAGACGACCCTGATAACCTGTTTTCGTCAGATGTATCGTCCCGTTATTCCGGAAACCAGACCGAACTTATGCAGGAAGGAAGGGCTGCCGAGATAATGGTAGAATATACAATAACTCATGATGGTCTTCCCTGCGATGCAGGAATGTTTGTAACAATCAATTCTATAAGCGGGAATGTAACTTCGTGCTATTTCATTATCCCTGACATTCAAAACCTCACGTTCTCATCAAAAAGTCCTTCAATAACGTTTGACGAGGCCAAAGAGATTGTTGAATCAAAAATAAACGAAAAATATCCCGGGGAGATAAAAAATCTTGATATAACATCTGAATATGAGGACTCAGGTGCAGCTATTCCATCATGGGACACAGGAATTTCTGTATATTACGACAGTTCCACTCCTGTTCGTCTTGTCTGGGACCTGAATATTATAACAAAAAGTGATTATGCAAAACCCGGAGATGACTTGTTTTATTCAACAGGTGCAGTTGTAGATGCTCATACGGGTGAAATTAGGTCTCTTTATTATAAGGATATAATGGTCGATTCTGATAGCAGGTATTACAATCAGGGCTAG
- a CDS encoding ABC transporter ATP-binding protein, with product MITTKNLTKIYRDKAAVKNLNLDIDEGEVFGFLGPNGAGKSTTILMLTGMIEPTSGVCTVDGIDVARNPLKAKEIIGYLPEDVGFYGNLTGEQNLDYVGKFYPMSTEERKNRIKFLLELVKLKNVTQTVGEYSRGMNQRLGLAQALLNDPKVVILDEPTANLDPEGVFQFRGIIRSLADEGKTILICSHILSEVEQLCTTLGILSQGELVARGSVEEVEKKLIEKSQIPLKIVIETEEPLPEIVHPDIVKAEIKTNHAEIYAKSDIRGYISNLLNKNFKIIEMHLESPPLEELFLNVYRRE from the coding sequence ATGATTACAACCAAAAATCTTACAAAAATATACCGGGACAAAGCAGCTGTAAAAAACCTGAATCTTGATATTGATGAAGGTGAAGTCTTTGGTTTTTTAGGTCCGAACGGTGCTGGAAAAAGTACTACCATCCTGATGCTTACCGGAATGATTGAACCGACATCAGGAGTATGCACTGTCGACGGAATAGATGTTGCAAGAAACCCCCTTAAGGCAAAGGAGATTATCGGTTATCTTCCTGAAGATGTCGGTTTTTATGGTAACCTTACCGGTGAACAGAACCTTGACTATGTCGGGAAGTTCTACCCGATGAGCACTGAAGAGAGAAAAAACAGAATCAAATTCCTTCTTGAGCTTGTAAAACTGAAAAATGTGACGCAGACAGTAGGAGAATATTCCCGTGGTATGAACCAGCGCCTTGGTCTTGCACAGGCCCTTTTAAACGACCCGAAAGTTGTAATTCTCGATGAACCTACTGCAAACCTTGACCCTGAAGGAGTTTTCCAGTTCCGTGGAATAATCCGGTCTCTGGCTGATGAAGGAAAAACAATACTCATATGCTCTCATATTTTATCCGAAGTTGAGCAGTTATGCACGACTCTTGGAATATTGTCCCAGGGGGAGCTTGTAGCAAGAGGCAGTGTTGAAGAAGTCGAAAAAAAACTTATCGAAAAAAGTCAGATTCCATTAAAAATAGTCATTGAAACCGAGGAGCCTCTTCCTGAAATTGTACATCCTGATATCGTGAAGGCGGAAATAAAAACCAATCACGCGGAAATCTATGCAAAAAGTGATATCCGGGGATATATTTCAAATCTTCTGAACAAAAATTTTAAAATTATCGAGATGCATCTTGAAAGTCCTCCTCTGGAAGAACTGTTCCTGAATGTTTACAGGAGGGAATAG
- a CDS encoding ABC transporter permease, with protein sequence MDFNRVFIVAKKELSDNITGKKFLMLLVLFSLVVGIGAFSGISDYYNVLEEYKSGSSDIYLIPPTPVIVFGSISENIGYYGFGAIIAIALGFNLISGERESGSLKSLLSHPVYRDEIINGKALGGLISLLFAETIVFAIVIALMLISGIVPDLNSSGKIFVIWLLVFLFLAANFSLALMASSVCKSSSTALVVSLVVLFVISYLFPVAGPGILGSVILGDEPKTLYSNDMSSMSASEIQQYSDERQEYMEKEKDLSNLFSVFSMQSVFSDMIRPLTRTSSYLVTLKMEGRDDTYLLDTEPSVFEIFGMIWTKLFALLMFPVIFFGIAYVKFMRLDLR encoded by the coding sequence TTGGATTTCAACAGAGTATTTATTGTTGCCAAAAAGGAACTTTCCGATAATATTACAGGAAAAAAATTTCTCATGCTCCTTGTTTTGTTTTCACTTGTCGTTGGAATAGGTGCTTTCAGCGGGATAAGCGACTACTACAATGTACTGGAAGAGTACAAATCCGGAAGCAGTGATATATATCTGATTCCCCCCACTCCTGTGATTGTATTCGGAAGTATATCCGAAAATATCGGATATTATGGGTTTGGGGCCATTATTGCAATAGCTTTGGGTTTCAATCTGATATCAGGCGAAAGAGAGTCCGGGTCACTGAAATCTCTCCTGTCCCATCCCGTTTACCGTGACGAAATAATAAATGGCAAAGCTCTTGGAGGACTTATCTCACTTCTTTTTGCTGAAACCATAGTTTTTGCGATAGTAATCGCCCTGATGCTGATAAGCGGAATTGTACCGGATTTGAACTCATCCGGAAAAATATTTGTAATCTGGCTGCTTGTATTTCTGTTTCTTGCAGCGAATTTTTCTCTTGCCCTTATGGCTTCTTCTGTCTGCAAAAGCAGCAGCACCGCCCTGGTTGTTTCTTTGGTTGTTCTTTTTGTCATATCATACCTGTTCCCCGTTGCAGGGCCCGGCATATTAGGTTCGGTAATTCTAGGAGACGAGCCGAAAACCCTGTACTCAAATGACATGTCCTCAATGTCTGCTTCTGAAATTCAGCAGTACTCTGATGAAAGACAGGAATACATGGAAAAGGAAAAAGATTTGAGCAATCTGTTTTCGGTATTTTCAATGCAGAGTGTATTCTCGGATATGATAAGGCCCCTCACAAGAACTTCATCCTATCTTGTTACACTGAAGATGGAGGGAAGGGATGACACTTACCTGCTTGATACAGAACCTTCGGTATTTGAAATATTCGGGATGATCTGGACAAAATTATTTGCACTACTGATGTTTCCTGTTATTTTTTTCGGAATTGCATACGTGAAATTTATGAGGCTTGACCTGAGATGA